The genomic region GAGTTCCAAATGGATGCGTCACACGTTCACATAAAGTAAAAGGCAGGAAGATGGAGAGGGCTTTAGTTTGTCTTGAAATGACCGAAGTCTTGAAAATAtagctttttattctttctctgtaAATTGTGATTAGCATATTGCGACGTAAGtgttctaataaaaaaaattccagtctGGATAGTTCAGGTACTGTGGGCAAGAATTCTCAGCCCTGAGGTTTCCCCGAATTCTTCACTTCACAATATCTTTCTCCCATCTGCTCCTTGAACAGTTTTGGCGCCGCGACCCTAACCCTGCGGCAGCTCTAGGCTAAGCGTGTCCTGGGCGATGGTGCAAAACCGAAGTGTGCTCCGTAGCTGCCGTTTCCCGAGGGTTCCTGTACAAACTTCATCTTGTGATAATGCCACTTTTGTTTTGAATCCCAGACCAGCTTGGCTTTATGCTAAAAACTTGGTTAAACTTTTTGTAATGAGAGAGAACCAAGAGCTGTCAGTCAGGGCTGCTGAAGCGAGAGACGCTGGAAAGCCAGGACTACACTGGGTGAATCCTCACTGCTGGTAGAAGGTGAAGGATCATCCTTTCACAAGAGGAATTCATAGACCGATGAAGCTCTTCCCTCAGTACTTAGTGTGGTCTGGACTGGCTGATCATTTTCAGTCTGGCCTGATCGATAACATCCAGTAAGTTTTTGGCGTCCACAGCCAGAGCATGAGCGGCCGTCAGCATCTGCTTTTTGTACTCCTGCTGCAGGCTGGTCATGACGTACTGCTGGGCCAGCTTCATCTTGTTAATGAGCTCGGCCAAGTCTGAGTTCAGCAACTTCTGTGCCATCTCGATCTGGAACAAGAAGATTCATTCAATTAGAATCATAAAggtggaaaagacttctaagatcatccagtccaactgtcagctcaacaccactgtgcctgctaaaccgtGTCCTGAGGGGCCAAGTCTACACCCTGGTttaacagctccagggatggtgactccaccacttccctgggtgaTCTCCTCcactgcttcaccactctttcagtaaaggaattttttcctaatatctgatcaaaacctcccctgatgcaactttaggccatttccttttatcctgtcacttgttacttgggagaagggcccaacacccaccttgcaacaacctcctttcaggtagttgtagagagcaatgaggtctcccctcagcctcctcttctccaggctaaacaaccccagctctctcagccgctcctcataagacttgttacAGGCTTCCAGGTCCCTGTTATCACCACTCTTTTTATTACTGTTACTAAAGTAGCTCTACTGCATAGAAgtagagaccttattgctctctacaactacctgaaagaagggtgtagagaggagggtgctggcctcttctcccaggtgtcaggggacaggacaagggtgaatagcctcaagctccgccaggggaggttcaggctggacatcagaaaaaagattttctcagaaagggcaatcgagcactggaagaggctgcctagggaggtggtttagtcaccatccctggaggtgtttaaaagacgggtggatgaggtgctcagtgacacagtttagtggttgataggaatggttggattcgatgatcctggaggtcttttccaacctagtgattccgtgatttagattagacattgggaagaaattcttcacaatgagggtggtgaggcactgaaacaggttgcccagggaagtagggGATGCCCTCTCCCtcgaaatgttcaaggccaggttggatggggccttgagcagcctggtccaggggGAGGGattgcagggggattggaactggatggtctttaaggtccttctaactcaaaccattctatgattctaggattctctGGCTTTGTCATTATCCCATTCATTAAGGGTCATGGAGGAAAGCAGTTTTACTCATGGCTCATGAACTTCACTGAAAGATCTCAGTCACTTCTCATCCAGAAAAAGGCTTTTATGGGATACCTCATCAAATACTTCCAGCTGCAACAAGCTATGCTCAATTACCCATTCAATGACATTGTGCACGAGTTGTAGCTTAATGGAAGATTAAACTTGCACTAAGAAgttctgtgtaagcactgctaaCAGTTTTTATGTCAACtccatatgtgtgtgtgtcagaTGCTCTTCAATTACATCCAGTTTGAGTGTCTTAAGGCAATATAAGCCTACGTCCACACAGCAATTGAattctaataaaattaatttcatgaggcattagaatcacagaatggtcaggattggaagggacctctagagctcatcaagtccaactcccctgctaaagcagagtcacctacagcaggttgcacaggaacataCCCAGGTGGGTtatgaatatctccagagaaggagacttcCCGCTCTCCCTGGACagcagtgctccatcaccctcagaGGAAAGTTCTTTCTCATGTTGAGGTGGAACtctctgtgttccagtttgtgcccattgtcctgtcacttgtcacTGCTGACAAAAGTCTGGTCCCATCCTCTTGACGGCTGCCCGTTAGATAATGACCAGCATTGACAAGATCCACTCTCAGTCTTCTCatccccaggctgaacagaccaagctCACTCAGGCTCTCCTTATaaaagagatgctccagtctcCTCATCATCTCCATGCCCTCTGCTGGACTCGTTCCAGTCAACTAGTTCCTTGACTTTCTagagctggggagcccagaactggacacaggactccagaggGGGCCTCACTAGGGCAAAgtagagggaggaggagaaccttcctcaacctgctggccacactcgtCTAGATTCACCCAGGGTACCATCAGCCTTCTTAGCCACGAGGGTACACTGCTGCCTCAATAATCCAGAGTTCAAACCACTCAGTGAATCAAAACCTGTGCATGTGCAAAGAAGCAAGCGCCAAACCACGTCCAGGTCACTCTCATGGCTGAGGCCAACTTGAACTGTAACAGACTGAATATCGAGTGGGAGGAGCTTTACGTACTTCTCTGTGGGTACTCGCAGGAAGCACAGGGAGGCTCTCATCTACTGTTGCCAGTAAGGTTCTCAGTGCCAAACCAACctcctaagaagaaaaaaaaaacaattaggACATAAACTTTAAGAACTGGGAATGAATGCGTGAGAGAATTGTAGGAGTGTAAGACCCAACAAATACGCTTAATTCCTTATCTGGATAAAAAGGGGGTTATAACATGGCTGAGTGACTTTAAAATCCCACCTGCATTTACATGTTTCACCATCAAAACAAGATGCCAaagagttaattaaaaaaaaaaaagtttttttctgaaagaagtgAAATGCAGACGAGACGGTTCCCAACTCCAAGCCCTGGATAAGCGCAGGCAAGatggagaatcacagaatcataggatggtgtgggttggaagagaccttaaaagatcatccagtaccATCCcctcagccatgggcagggacacctcccactggatcaggttgctcaaagccccatccaacttggccttggacaccttcaGGGACAGGCTATCCACTTCTCTGgccaacttgtgccagtgcctcaccaccctcacaggaaaaaaattcttcctaatatctcatctaaatctccccttgttcagcttaaaactgttccctcttttcctattcctgcactccttgatataGAGCTCCTCCTAAGCTTTCCtgaaaggctgctctaaggtctcccctgagctttttcttctccaggctgaaccaccccaactctctcagcctgtcctcatatagatATGGATGAATAAAAGCACCATTTTCCACAACGCTGTTCTCAGTTTCCAAAGTTCCACCTCTCTGAACACAAGTTACCCCTGACCTTGCAAACACAAAAAGCTTTTCTACTCCCTAATTTCTGGAAGATTTTTCCTATGCCACTTGCAAAGCCATCACTCAGGAGAATTGTATCACTGACTTTAGGAGCTGCCTCCGTACCTTCACCATGGGTACGTACTCCTCTGGCGGAGCGGGCTGGATTTTGCTGGACATCTCTATGACCGCTTTCACCAGCCCCGTTACATTCTCATAGACTTTGTCGTTGGAGCGGTCCAGGTTGGCTGTAGGTGGAGGGCTGATCTCCTGCGGCTGAATCTGGAAGCAGAAAAGGGTTGTTTAACCTCCTGTCCCCAGCAGATGGGGCTCAGCAACTTCCCAACCTTCACAGAGTGCCGGGAAGGTCTCACACAGGCAACAGCCTCCCTCCCGGCCCTGCTGGGACCCCTGTCCTGGATGAGCTCGCTTGCTCCATGGTCAGAAGGAAGTTTCCTTTGGCTCTTCTGACTGAACTTGGTCTGTGTAACGACACAGGGGAACTTTTACCAGGATTTCCCTAAAGGTCTTCTAGTATAACTCCcacaaaagagaataaaataagtTGAGGAATGAGGAGTACAGAGAACCCGACATGTCTCAGTGGTTCACTACTGATGGACAAGCTCCATCGTTAAGGAAACAGGTGTTAGGCCCCTTGTTCCAGAAGTTTCATCCTCCAAAATTATGTCATAGTACACAGTTAACGTACTGATGCAGAACAGGGAGAATATTGCAGCGCACCTTATTGCTTTGTTAGTGGAAATTCACAGCAGATTAACAAAATTGGTGTTACCAGTACAGAAACACTGAATATTTCCATACAGTTTGCTTCCAATAGATCAGAAAAACTCCAGGAGGTTATAAATCCTGTTGTCCTTACTCAAGCACAACTTCCACTGAGTCAGTTCTGTCTAGAGTTCAATTCAAGACAGACTGAAATAATCCTgggtcagaaaaaaaacaaacttggaAAACATCCTCTGTAACGGCCTCGGTATTTCTGCTCAGTATTCTCTCAACAGTAAAACTAAAAGCATCCCTGTTCCCTGCAGCTCTTCACCGCTACTGGATGGCCAAGCAACCACTCAGTAGGAGCAGAAAGTTAGATAACGGCTTATTTGCTACTGGTGACAGAGCAGGCGTCCACCCTCGGGGACGAGATGGCTCCTGACATTTCAGCCCACCACACTGAGCTACTGCTGGTCCCTACATCTGAGCTGTTTGTTACTGGTCCTTACAACTGGCTCCAGCTACAGCGACGTTTCACTGGAAGCCTCGGAGATTCTGCCCTGATGAAACTATCAAATACTTGGCTGAAGCTTTGTCTAAGGAAGGAGTGCAGGATTTAGGGCATGATGATTCCATTTTGTTGCAATTTACTATGTGGGTACTGACAAACATTATGGAGACTCAATCTAGTACATTGATTGGAAAATACGTCAGGAAAAAGAACACTGAAATCACTTCAGTTaccagggaaaggctgtgatTGCAAACGGTTCCAGCAATTGAGAAGTTAAACAGTCATCTGGCAAAGTCACATGCAAAGACATTTTGGGATAGGGCACGGACACACACGCTCGCGCACTGCTTACCCTCCATGGCTACAGTTGAGCAGAATGTGGGGGGAGGTTAAAGAGATTTAccaaaaggagggaaaaaagaaaaacaatattaataaaactcagcaggaaaaaaacccaaaccaaaccaaaaccaaaacatgtgTAGCAATAAGAGACCAGCTAAAAGCCTGCAACAAAAATGCATCCTCGACAGTGTTGGCATCATTCGTGTTAGCTCTGGGTCTGTTGGTTACAGAAGCACCGTGGGCCTACGACCTCCTGTGCATCCATGGAGGAAGTGAAAGTATTTGCCATGCACCCATGCTTACTTTTTACTGAACACATGGGGAAGAGATCATGCAAAGCTTGACAGGAGCAAGCCAGGCTGGTGAGCAAAGTGGTGAACGGAGCAGAAGGCCTCTGCAACAGTGGGAACCGACTTGCCCTGCGCCACCCCAACCCCTTCACGCAACCAATCCAGTCTGCAACAGGTTTAAGAAAATGTTGGGTTCAACTTTCCATGAGAGGAAATATGTGGTCATCCAACTGGGCAGCTCTTGTTCATGATGACTAACCTCAAGAACTACCATGAAATCATTCAGGATGGATTATACATTGTATTTGGGACACGTCTTTTAGGAGGCACGGTGAccctgggctgatggttgggctttatgatctttgaggtcttttccagccttcatGATACTATATGCAGCCCACTTAATTCCTGCAGCCTGGCCCTAAAATTTGAAGGGTATGGACATCTGCGTTTCTCACCACAGAGTATACCCAACACTGACAGAACTGCTCTCCAGATTGTGACAACAGGACTTTCTCCGTGTGGACTGCCTGACTGTGCCTCAGCAAGTAACACAATTTCCTGGTTCCTGCCCTAAAGGTTCCTGAGGGCGAGTAGCAAAAACCCTGTTATTTTCAATTGTGTTCTGCACGAAAGGGAGACTGAAATGGGCGTTTGAAATGGCTGTACAGAAAAGGGAGCCTGAAACataccccaaaaccaccttcaGTTTAGGACTGCAGACATTAATAGAACTGTACACTATTAAAAAACAATGGGCTGTTTTCCTTAAGGAGCATAAACCAATCCAATTTCAAGAAACTAttgacagaaaaaacaaaatcgGCCCTCCTTTTCTACCAGAGAAGCTATTTAGTACACCAATCTTGTGCACTTGTTCTTACTGATGACTCTGGCTGCTCAGGTTTGTTTGTTGTCAAAAGGACGtacttcagaaaacatttttcatgtccCAGTGTCAGaatttagaaaggaaatttTAGAGAAGCCAAGTTTAGTAACACATCTGTTACTGCTTTTTGACATTTTCCTGAGGGCTGGCAGCTTGAAAAGCACTGGCATCAGTTTGTAATAAACAGTGCTGCTCAAATTCACCACTGCTGTCTATTTATGTTGATTCTTAAATACTTTGATCATCTCACAACAAGAGAACAAGAGTGAGACAGGCAGTGGCTGAGCTCAACTTACGCTAAACACGCTGCTTTGGTGGCAAGTTGTGAATTCCACAGTCAGAtgagctggatttttttctgtattctctTAAATGACCTAAAATAAGTGTCTCTTATCACAACAGCTCTGTCTGCCATAACATGGATTCCTGTTCTTTAGTACAGCCTTGGCAGGGGTTTGGCTGGAGGTTCTCCTGTGAGAAGCTACACTATTAGCAGCCACTGTGGTGTTACAGTAGGGATTGCCCCAGTGTATTTGCAGAATTCTGTGCTCTAACGCAGGCCCCATCCTTCTCCTTTCTGGGAATAGCTGGAGCACAAATacatcacctccctgggtgcTACTGATGGCATCGTCTGACAGAATGGGAACAGCAGCAGGAGCGATTCTGCTTTACTGCTCTGCTCAATAACACCGTGGTTAGCCCAGAAGCCTCTATAGAGGGGTCTCTGTCTGGCTGCAAATGtcatttaataataaaacagtGATGTGTATAGACCAGCTGTGTTTCTGTTAGAGTACTATTGACAGAGAATCCCCAACCACTACTACATGTAGCTGTGGGAAACTGCTAGCATCACAAATAGCTCCCCTGGTTCccctggaaggccctaaggcCACTCAGGTTTCTATTTCCTAAAGATTAGAAAGGTGAAGGAGTCCCAAAGGCAGGGAAGTACCTAGAAGTACGATTTTAAACGTACTAAGGAGCAGTTCCAGTGACACTGACTGCAGCAGGGACCAGGACGCCGTGATTCAGTGtcctgcagcatctctctgttagaaaactgtaaaatctcatttttgGCTTTCTTGTCTATTTACTGGAGATGAAACAACATATTAGAAAGTACCTCAATGACAAGTCAGACAGCTTTGATCACCAttccccctctttcccttgttccCCAGTGCCAGTAGGGGTTTAGGAGCCTTAGTGCTGCAGCAAGAGCTTTTTCGAGCACCACAGTTCAGACATGTCTCACTTCTCCTGACcgagaagaggaggctttgGTACCACTTGAGTAACTGCGATCCCTGGGTGTGCTTCTTCCTGCTTaacacagctgcagagcagggaggaTGGGTTCATTTGAGAGATCTCGTATGCTCTCCAAACTAGAAATCAGCTCACCTGGGAAAGGTTCCAGGTGAGGAACACACTGAATCACAGTAACGGAGGATATGAGCCTACCAATTAACTCCCCACTTCCCTGGAGAGCTGCCAGGGCATGCTTGCACCACGACAACATTTACATGGGAAGTTCAGTCGCTTTGCTTTTCACACTCTCTGCTTCAGGAAGAACAAACTATCTCAGAGTGGTAGCATTTAGTTTTCTGAAGCGTATTTCATGTGACAGTGAGCAATGTACCTTCACGCCTTCGTTGTAGCTGTCCACAGGGCTGTTGAGGCTCGCGAGGCTGCCCAAGTGGCCAGGGGCACCAGGGCGAGGAGGCTTCTTTGGTGGAGCTGCATGATCTGGATAACAAAACAATTTACATTTTAGAGGACCAACATATCACATGTCCCTGGATCATTTTGGTCTGTCAGCACTATAAAGGCTGCATGTGCCTTGCTGTACTAGCAGAGGAGATAGACATCTTTGTATGTCTCAGAGTAAACCCATTatgatttctgtttctgctgaagAAATGCAGACAGAAAAGGTTGTAGAATTCACCGAGTTTTCCTGCAATTATGAGAATGTGGCTATTTCAGTAAGATACTTCGAAAATCCAGTTGTACAGCAATTGCTGCTCATCTCAGGACACCCACTGAGACCTGAGAGGCACTCACCCCGCTGCACCACAGCTGGGTGCCACCCATGCTCCATATGTCTGGGAAGATCAGACTTCTTCATGGCAGAAACCCCAGGTGTGATTCACTTTGAGACTGACAAACCTAAATGTAGGCGTCTACGTTTATTTTACATGTCTGAACTCTGCACATGGTGAAGTCCTACAGAATGACTCAGCTTCCTCAAGACACTTCCCACCTTTGGATGAAACACTTTCACAGCTTTGCTGACTGCATCACTGGAGACTGCATGGGGAATTTAAATACACAGTGCACCAAAACACCTCTGTGCAGTTATCGAGAATGGAATCTACCCCTTGTATGAAAATACTGCCATAAATCTTTGTtcactgctgcttctggaaGACATAAAAGATTCAAGATAATAGTATACGAACTTACTGCTTACCTGGTTTACCCACAGGCTGATAGATGTGCTGGTTACCAGCCTacaaagtaaagtaaaataaaataaaataaaataaaataaaatacacatttagaCTTGTTATTACACTGCTCTCAACTTTCATCAGCACAATTTCTACCACTGAGAGTGGCCCAACACTTCAAATTACATCCTTATTCGCCATCATTAGCTCAGCTCATAAGTACAAGTACTTTATTAACACAATAAGAAATACTTTTCACTTCTTTTGTATTGCTCACAACAACCCTGGCCTCTACAGTTTAGTCTCACACCAAATCTGACCTGTTCTGCACTTCACACACCACGACAGCCTCAAAGCACTTTTACTTCCAGAAAAGTGCATATTAGAAGCATGCATTCAAAAGAATGTTCTCAAAACTATACAGCCACGTGCTCATCGCTTAGGAACTACTGAAATGTGTGTGATAACTTTTCATTTGTACCACCACATCCAAGAACAGGGTCATGTATGACAACTCCTCCCACCCAGAGTTCACAAACTGCGTGGATGGGGCTGCTCTGAGCAGGAATCAGAGCTGCTGTGCTTTCTGCTCCCATTCCACCTATAATTACTCAAATAAAAGGTCACTTTGCGGGGAAGACATAAATGACACCTCAGTGAACTGGATTCTGTCCTCACCACTGCCATAGAAATTAGTGTCACACAGGACAATTATTTAATCGTAGTTCTAGGAATGACTACTGtctatttctcattttctcaatAAGAAATAGAGATTGACTCACAGAAGCATTAGACATTTCCCATTCCCAGTGAAGTCAGAGTTATGTTCTGAATGTATTAAGAACCATAAACAATCAAAATCAAATTGTGGAACTAGAACGTAGTTATAAGGAATTACGGTCTCTTCTAAAACTCGATTTTGTCAATAATCACTACGTGTTTTCTTCACATTCTTTCACACAGGGTGGGAAATTGTACAACCTCGTCTGGGAAGACAGGACCACTGACAGCCACCTGAATCAAACCTCTGACATGATCTTAGGATCTTCAGGTTATCTCAAAGCATCTTCATGAATAGCAGAAAATGCAGCGACAACTTGCTCTTAGATAAAgatgcaacaacaaaaaagacatAACAATAACTAGGAGTCTTCTccaatttcacagaaaaaatcTTAGCAGCTTCCAGACATGAACATCCCTAGAGACCACACCGTGGTGTGTCACTACCACACTCATCCATGAGCGCACTTTGGCTGCAAATGTAGGAAGAGTCCCTGAATTCTTAGGTAGTGAAAAAATACTGAAGCCAAACTAGGAGTTCACAACTGCATCCCAAGTGAACTTggaaactgaatttaaaatatgaacTTTAAACATTTCAAAGGTGATCCCTGGGGACAAACAACAGACGAAGCATCAGGTTTCCACCAGTAACAGTCTCTAGCTTAACCCCCCCCTCCTTTCTATCAGTATGATTCAGAAATTCCAATCACAATTAAACAATTGGAGAGGCATTTCTAGTTAAACAGACAGGAATTAAGCCAGTAAGAGAGAataccacagcagcagctgttgtCTGGCAACACAAGAATGGCTCTGGGGTTCAGGCCATTTGTTTCAGAACGGATCATTTACCCCAAGCAGATTTCTGGGTAATACAACAGAAACATTTACATTCCCTGTAAGAAAACCCTTCAGATATTTAAACAACtgcaaaagttattttaatCCTGCTTCCTGTTTACAGAACTTTCAGCAATCTACCcatattttagaataaaagaCCACATGAATAGCACATgggcatttaaaaattattgcaaCATATTTGTGGGGTATTTGTTTCAACTGCagcttcaaagggaaaaaaatctaccaAACCCCAAATCTCCCAAACTGCTGCATGAACAAGTTTGCCACAGCTGCTGTTCCCACAGAAGCTGAGCGTCTTGGAAAGTTGTAGAACCATGTAATAATAGTGGAAACATTTAGCAAAACCCTTAAATCATCTCCCATCATCAAGACAGCGTACAAGATGTTCTaccaggaaagcagagaaagagctgggagaggaaagCTCCCCCACACACTTACTGGGCCCTGGAGACCTCCATCCTCTCGATCGATGCTGCCTCTGGAGAGCCGCACGTCGGGTTTCtacaacaaaaaaccacaaaatgtCATTCCATACTCTGCTTACCGAGTCCTGCGACCTAggcattttaaagaaaggaaaatgctgttaACAATTTAGACCAACAAATACAGATGACATTTCATTCCAGCCTCTACACCCCCGCTGCTGCGACTGCAGCTACCGAAACTCCTGGCTGCCTCCAACTGCTGCTCACCACCCGCTCAGCACACGTGTAAAAACGCTGTTAAAAATATTGAGAGTACCGTTTCCCTGAGACAACATTGGAAAAcctgcattttaattttctcaaaggcagcaaaagctggtttggttttgtttttttttttgaaaaaaagtgttCGCTTCccaaggacaggatgagaaacGCTGCACATTCATTCCCGCTTCCTGCCTGCGGATGGCTTATATGTCCTTGGCTCCCTCGCCAAGCCTGCAAACGAGGCCAATTACTGGCGGTCTTTAAACACTGCGTTTGGATACAGAAAGCTAATAAAGACATCCAGCTGCGCTATCCTCCCCATACATGCGACAAACAAATTTCTACCTCATACATTTTAAGCAAGATACAAGAACCTGgggctttgttttaaaatgtaaaaataagacTGgcgcaatttttttttgtgtagaaaCTGGTCGCTTGTCTCATCTCCCCAGCAAGTCTAGGTATGTTACTCTTTGAGGACAATATTAAGTACACGGAAAGCCAAAGGAAAAGCGGATGTGAAACAAAGGTTAAACCTGATGTGAAGATATGAGTTCAGCAAAATGAGAGTGTTTTCCTAGTGTGCTCATTTGGGCACAGGACACCGCAGAGGGTTTCTCGGACTCTCCAATTCACTCTCCCATTGGACTCAGGGTTTCCTCTCTTCGGAAAATAGATAAAATGCACATCTGCACCAGTGTAAATACAACCTACTTCCTATGTCTGTATggataaatacataaaatagaCACACagaatgagaattttttttttttattgagagAGCTGCAAGTATTTGACTATTGACATTACCTAACTGACTCCACGAACAGATACGTGTTCTTTCAGAGTCAGTTTGGATATGTGTCCTTTCAGAGTCAGTTTGGGGGACAAATATATCTGTttgttagaatcacagaatggtttggtttggaagggaccttaaagatcatccagttccaactcccagACCCCTGTCCTTTCCTGTTCCTAAATGCACTAAAGAATAACTCTGACTCACATGTGCTGCTAAATGACTCTAAAAAGCCAGCAGGGCAGACAGAACTTGCAAAGATACTGATcttttatcattaaaaatacTCCAGTTGTGCTGGTAGTGTGTCAGAAGAGCTTAAACTTTGGATTTTCATTCAGTCTTCTGCAGACTGAGGCACAGCCAGAGACAGTCGCTGCCTGAAAGAACTCGCAGATTAAAAATAGACAACTCATGCTAGACAGGGAAATATTTAACCCCATCTTAAACATGAAGAACTGAAGCAGGCATAAGCAAGCAATTTCTCAGTGTATCTCTGGGAATGTTATGATGAAACTCAGAGTTAACGAACCTCCAGTTAATTTGCTCTATTAttataaaggattttttttctgattaaagtCTCATTTGATATGGCATGCCACATACTTCATTAGATATCAAGTAACTCACGATTCTCCTTATACTTTTAAGCAAATGGCTGTCTTTGTTTATCTAAGCATGACTAACCGCATTTCTATTACACTGATGTTTGCAATTTGCCTTTGTTTCTAGCCAGGGAAGTGCCCGAAGTCTTTGGAAACAGTCAGACTATTTTATCACAGGAGGCTTTAACGTTCTTTGCACTTTTAACAATTTATTACTCCAGAAATGCGCCCTAAACCAGACTCAAAAACAAGGAAACATTGAGCATTTAAAGATTCAGAAGCTAAAATCCATACATTAGACCAAataatgcatttgtttttcctagTATTACAAGAAGAAAGTTAATTTAACAGACATCGTAATACCAAACCAGAGGGTCCATCAGCAGCTGGCACAGCTACACAACCCACCTGCACCTCACTGATCTCCATAATTAAGTCTTAGAAATAAGAACCCAAAACCTTTCATGCTACATAAACACAAGCCCTTTCAACTTCGCCaaacattttcctccttctgccccacagaaggaacaacagaaCAATATTCAATATGCTTTTGTGTTCAATGACTAAGAGGCCCAAGCATATTCCTAGTGACCTGACTGTGTTCTAAGGAATTCCAACAACTCCCATTCTAGTAAACGATATTCTCATTTATCCATTTGTATA from Phaenicophaeus curvirostris isolate KB17595 chromosome 3, BPBGC_Pcur_1.0, whole genome shotgun sequence harbors:
- the PTK2 gene encoding focal adhesion kinase 1 isoform X8 yields the protein MRMESRRQVTVSWDSGGSDEAPPKPSRPGYPSPRSSEGFYPSPQHMVQPNHYQVSGYPGSHGIPAMAGSIYPGQASLLDQADSWNHRPQEISAWQPNMEDSGTLDIRGMGQVLPTHLMEERLIRQQQEMEEDQRWLEKEERFLKPDVRLSRGSIDREDGGLQGPAGNQHIYQPVGKPDHAAPPKKPPRPGAPGHLGSLASLNSPVDSYNEGVKIQPQEISPPPTANLDRSNDKVYENVTGLVKAVIEMSSKIQPAPPEEYVPMVKEVGLALRTLLATVDESLPVLPASTHREIEMAQKLLNSDLAELINKMKLAQQYVMTSLQQEYKKQMLTAAHALAVDAKNLLDVIDQARLKMISQSRPH